A region from the Methylovorus glucosotrophus genome encodes:
- a CDS encoding type IV secretion system protein: MTNIFEVLGATLESATQHYASQHSAALALAIFPYVSSGILVWLTIMGFQTISGRLQAPFINVVERCGAITFLAAIAFGSSIYQVEILNDFDALQNALLSAVSGLETTPYKAADAALQRGLDLATEFSHETSITGFESFYGWAVGSLIIYGGTVVLTTMAAGSIMIAKASLAIALAFGQIAIACAMFPATRKIFDAFITTVLNRIVYILVISMVLGFALDIFSGVAAGYTDAAQPLAFAWELLIAVIVCGLLIWSAGSLASELAGGVALAVSNPIMAAARMAGYPATSAMRYLNGQSSRTNAVTGQQEYASRASHIARGNTALNPAYRQKAAMNMQNGWGPSSGGEAKPMTSSQSNVERIKAMAKRRDDIMKK; this comes from the coding sequence ATGACTAATATTTTTGAAGTGCTTGGGGCAACACTTGAAAGTGCAACCCAGCATTATGCAAGTCAGCATTCGGCCGCATTAGCGCTGGCCATTTTTCCATATGTTTCAAGTGGCATTCTGGTCTGGCTCACCATCATGGGCTTTCAGACCATCTCGGGAAGGCTGCAGGCGCCATTTATCAATGTTGTCGAGCGATGTGGCGCAATCACTTTTCTTGCAGCCATTGCTTTTGGCTCATCGATATACCAGGTCGAAATCCTGAACGATTTTGACGCGCTTCAAAATGCACTTTTAAGTGCGGTCTCCGGGCTTGAAACCACCCCATATAAAGCGGCTGATGCGGCATTGCAAAGAGGGTTGGATTTGGCAACGGAGTTTTCCCATGAAACCTCGATCACCGGGTTCGAATCCTTCTATGGATGGGCCGTAGGTTCTTTGATCATCTATGGCGGAACAGTTGTCCTGACCACCATGGCGGCCGGATCAATCATGATTGCAAAAGCAAGTCTTGCTATTGCACTAGCCTTTGGACAGATCGCCATTGCTTGCGCCATGTTTCCAGCTACGCGCAAAATTTTCGATGCATTTATAACGACGGTCCTTAATAGAATTGTCTACATCCTCGTTATTTCCATGGTCCTGGGCTTTGCTTTAGATATCTTCAGCGGGGTCGCGGCAGGTTACACGGACGCAGCGCAACCTTTAGCCTTTGCCTGGGAATTGCTCATTGCTGTGATTGTATGTGGCTTATTAATTTGGAGCGCAGGGTCACTTGCATCCGAGTTGGCGGGAGGTGTGGCGCTAGCCGTAAGCAATCCCATCATGGCTGCAGCTCGAATGGCAGGTTATCCCGCTACTTCTGCAATGAGATACCTCAACGGGCAGTCTTCTCGAACAAATGCCGTCACTGGTCAGCAAGAGTATGCGAGTCGTGCATCTCATATTGCGAGGGGTAATACAGCGCTCAATCCAGCATATAGGCAGAAGGCAGCCATGAATATGCAAAATGGGTGGGGGCCATCCTCTGGAGGAGAAGCCAAACCTATGACGTCGAGCCAATCCAATGTTGAACGCATTAAAGCGATGGCTAAACGACGTGATGACATCATGAAAAAGTGA
- a CDS encoding type II toxin-antitoxin system MqsA family antitoxin — MKCPICGQAELASDTRDTPYIYKGQKNTIQNVTGGFCPACNESVLNADESRRVMDLMLDLNKEVNSSLVSISGALEPTA; from the coding sequence ATGAAATGTCCTATTTGTGGTCAAGCAGAGCTTGCTAGTGATACTAGAGATACCCCTTATATCTATAAGGGGCAAAAGAATACCATCCAGAATGTTACGGGGGGATTCTGCCCAGCATGCAATGAATCCGTTCTTAATGCAGACGAATCGCGTCGAGTTATGGACTTGATGCTGGATCTCAATAAAGAGGTCAATTCTTCGCTTGTATCCATTTCAGGAGCTCTTGAACCGACTGCTTAG